Part of the Pseudomonas chlororaphis genome, GCTCATCAGCGACTGCCCACGGGCCGAGGCCAGCCGCTGCCTGACCGGGGGTTTCGACTGCTCCGGCAAGCCGCCCGGTTGCAGCAGGTCGACGACTCGCACCGCCCCCGGCAATGCCAGCCTGGACACCCGGGCGCCGTCCAGCTCGATCAGGTCGAACGTCGGCAATGCCGCATCGCCATAGGCCGCGTATTGGCCGGCCATGCCCTGTTGGACGAAGAACCGGTTCAACGCCTGCCCGAACCGCGCCGGGTGCTCGAACTCGAACACGCCAAAATTGGGATCGTAGAAGTGATAAGTGCCTTGCTCGCCCTCGAAGGTTTTGGCCACCAGCATCGCGTGGTTATCGGAATTGAGCATCAGCGTGCTGGTGGCGGTCCGGGCCTTGAGAATCCGCACCACCTCGTCCAGGCTCGAACGCGCCAGGGCGCTGCCGACGTCGCCGACCTGTACGTCGCGCAAGGACTCCAGGCTGTTGAGGAAGGTCACCGAGTCGCTGCCCTCGGGTTCGAGCACCCCGAGGTAGAACCGCCCGCGCAAGGTATAGGCCGCCGACGCGCCTTCTGTCAGGGCGGCAGCCATGGCCAGGGCCAGCGGGTAGCACCGCCCGCCCACCCTATCGCCCGAGCCCTGGAGCAGCAGGTCCTGGGGCACGAGTTTGATCGCGGCGTTGTCGAAAACATCGAGGACATTGCCCAGGCGCTCGGCGATCCGATCGCGATATTCCAGCTTGGCCACCTGCTGGATCCGTGCCGCCAGGCGGCCCCACTGGCGCAACGTCATCGGTTGCTCCAGGGCGTTTTTCTTCAAGTCCAAGGCCGTTTCACCATGGGCCGGCGGATCCACCGGGTGGCCCAGCCCGGCGAGAAATGCCGGTGCCTGGTGCTGGTACAGCAAGCGCTCGATCGTCGCGTAACGGCCGGCGGTGCCCAGTTCGACGAGGCTGTTGGCCAGGTTCTCGACCTGCGGCCGCAGCGCGTCGAAGCTGCGGTTGTCCAGGGATTTGGCCCCCACCAATGCACCGAGCTGCAAGCGTTGCAGCGGGCTCAACTGGGCGAATTCGAAAGCTCCTTTGGCAAACCGCCCCAGCAGTTCGTCGATGGACAACTGGCGGGTCTGCGAATCGCCCAACGAGGCGGGGGGCAATACAACCGCGTCCTGGGCCCGGATCGCCTGGCGCTCATCGAAGCTAAGGGGGATGGCCTTGTTGAACGTCACCGCGCCGTCATAGCCCTGGCTCAGCCTGTTCACGAACGGCTCGCCCAGCTCATCGGCCAGGTGCTGCAACAACTCGGTCGATAACACGTGCCGGCCCTCGACCAGCGGCCAGCCATCGTCGAACTCCAGCGTCCGGTGCTGCAGCAGTTGCTTGAGGTCCCCCTGATAGCGGGCCTTGAATCGCCCGTCCTGCCAGCGCTGTTGTTCATCGGCAAGCCATTGCACGGTGTCGTTCTGGTTCTCTTTCCAGGAATGGTCCAGCTCTTCCTCGGTGGCCAGGTTGACCGTGTCGGCGGCGTCGATGGTCATCTGCCTGCGCCACTCCAGGGCCGTTCGCGGGGTCAGGTTCGCTCGCTCGTAGTCCGTCATGCCGTCGCGCATGGCGGCCGGCCCGGTGAGGTAGATCGTCACCTCGCTCTGCGGGCGGAGACCATCGCTGTAGTAGGTGGCGGCGGCGTGAGCCAGGAGCGACACCGCCAACTCATCTTCCGCCGTCAGCTCATGCAAGGGGCCGAACACTTGTGTCGCGACCTGGGTCGCCAGTGCGATCAAGCCCTCGACATCGGTCAGGCCGGTGTTCTGTTCATCGGCCAGGCGCGCGGTGGCCTCGACGATTTCATAGTTGAGCCGGAACCGCTCGATCACCGCTTCGAGCATGGCCGAGCCGGGGTGGGCCATCAGGAACGCATTGCTCAGGGTGTGTCGCTGGGCAACCGCCCGCAGCCCGTCCAGGGGCGCCAGGCGCTCCAGCGGAGTACGGAACACCTGCTTGAGCTCGGGTCGGCTGGCGGCAAACCGTTCCAGTGCGGCACGGTACTGCGCCGGAATCTGGTTGGAATAGCCGGTGTAGCGATCGCGTATGGCCTGGCGGCCCGGCATCCACTCGGGGTTGTGATCCAGCAACAGTTGCAACACCCCCAGGCGCGCGTCGGTCTTGAACGCCCGGATGTCCACCTCGCCGAGTTGATCCAGCAGCGGCGGCAGGCTATCGACGTCGGCGTATCGCCCCCCTTCGGTGAACAACGCCTCGACCCGCACGATATCGGACGCTGCCGCGAAATTACCGCGCAGGCTGATCTCGCGCTGGTAGAGCCCTTGCAGTTGCAGCGACACCTCACCACTGCCCAGGTCACGCAAGATCACGCCGCTTTCGCCCAAAGCCGCGACACTCTGTTGATTGGCCCGCTTCAAGGCACGCAGTCGTGCTTCATCCTGGCCATAGGCGCGAACCAGCAAATCGATGCGCGCAGCGTCGGCGCTGGTGCCCTTTGCCACCGCTTGGGTGATATGTGCGTACATCTGCTGCTTGAGGACGATGGCGCGTTCTTCATAGCGATCACCCAGTTCGATCGCATCGGTAATGACGTCCCCACCATCGAGCATGGCATGGGCCTTGGCTGCTTCGACGATGATCCGGTTGGTTTCATAAGCCAGCAATGCATCGCTGTCGTACCAGAGCCTGAGCGAGTGCCCCTGGGGCGCCATCACCTGCTGCCAGAGGTTGATGTAGTCGCGCTGGATGGCACCGACGCCGCCCCCCAGCCAGGCAAAATGCAGGTGCTTCGGCACCTCGGTGGCGGGCTGTTTCAATTGTTCCAGGCTGCTGTGCAGGCGCGCCTCGAACCCTTCCACACGGCGGTAGATGTGCGTCAGGCTGCCGAGGTTTTCTTCCGCGCTCGCCGGCGGCGACGGCTCCGAGGCCCGGCGCTGGCGACGGTTGCCGCCCAACGCGCCCAGCGCCTGCTTGAGCAACCCCAAGGGCTCGAGCATCTGCGGGCTGTCCAGCGAAGCGATGCAACCGGTGTAATAACGCAACACGGCATCATATTGATCGGTGCCCTGGTAGGCCGCCAAGGCATGTTCAAGGTCTTTCAACTTGAACACATTCAGGAAACTGACAAAATCCTCGGCCATTGAATCATTGGCGCCACTCATAAAGTAAATACTTCCCTGTATCGTTCATCCACCGTCAGCCGCCATTGAATAACCGCCTGCATGAACAAGCGGTTATTCAAGGCCGACGCAAAACTGTTAGTTATGAAGTGCGAGGATGATCAGGCCAACCGGCGCCGACTGAACCGTTGACGCAAGACTTGCCGACGATGTTCGCCAAGATACTCTTCGATCTCGCCCCGAAACTCTTCATAGCGGGCCGGATTGAATGTCACGAACGACTTGCCGCGAAAAATATCCCGCGCCGAAGCCTGCCAATTCACAAAAAGAACACCGCCGTTGCTGGAAGTGCCGTGCTGGCGTATCGACGTCGACGAGGCAATGAGCACGCCATTGGCCAATTGTTCGCAGGGGATGACCGACAGGCGCGCGCCTTCGGCGGTCTTGACCTGACCGTTGTACAAGGCGAGGGTCTTGTCGTCTTTCTTCAGGCCTTCGAGGGTGGTGTCCACCACGGCACCGAGCACCGAGACCGCCGGGACGCTGGCCTTCACGCCATCGATGATGCCCTTGACGATATCGCTGATCACGTAATCCATGTCCACCCGGGTCGAACGCTCGGAGTAGCGGGTATAGCCGTCATCGGCGATGAAGCAGCCGAGGTCGCGCAGGCACTGGATGAAAGCGTCATACCAGGCCAGAGTGTTCTTGCCGGTGGGGACTTCATAGTTGGCTTCCATGATTGCCATGGTCATCAGGTTTTCCATGATCGCCATGTTGTTGAGCGACATGTTGTGGCCATAGCCCAGCAGCGCGTCGCCCAGCATCAGCGCATCCAGCGCCCGGGTCGGGTTGTCATCGTGCTGCACGCCGACGCTGCGACGCATGCGTCGGCTGGTGGAAGCCAGGGGTTTGCGCCGGTTCAAGCGGCCCCTGATCAATTCAATGCTATGGGCAATGTCGAGTTCACTTTCCAACGTATTCATACAATATCCTTATTGAGTTGATGACCGCTCCTGCGGTTCAGCGACAATCTAGTTCAGTCATTTAAAAAACCACAACTCCAGCTGATTACAACGTATGTAGATCAATTATTGTTTTGACCGCTCATATTTACTCTCAAATAAAACCCTCCCATCATTTCAAACAATGCGGAGGCTGCGCTATAAAAAACATCGCAACCTACTCACGTTGTTATTTGTACTGGAGCAAACTTCATGAGCCCTGCAACTTTCTCGGGACTGGTCACAGGCCCGAACTTATTTTCTTATATCGGCGCTTTGCACCTGCAAGAGCACGATGACCTTGCCGACTGCCACAATATCGCGACGAAATCGGCGGACCTGGCCCACCACCGCTATCTCGCCGCCAAAGACTGGTTCGAAGAATACGTGCGCACCCTCTGGTTCCTCGGGTGGTCGCTGTACGGCGACGCCATCAACACCCGCACGGCCCATGTCGTCGCCGGTTCCGTGGCGGACTTCCTGGTACAGAGCGCGGCCGCGATGAAAGATGTACGCCAGGCGAATGCGATGATCGACACGCTGGACAACTTGCAGTCCGATCACGGGGCCCTGTCATCCTTCGATGGCGAAACCCGCCAGGGAGAAACCTTCCAGGTCATCCCGGCGCGATACGACGCACAGGGCCACCTGAACATCGCCCTTTACAAACTCGAACTGAAGGTTGAAACCAGGCGCAGCCGGTTCCTGTTCTGGCAATGGGAGAAACGCTCGGCAACGATCGTCCAGCAACGGGCCTTCCTGCAACTGGACAGGCGCGAATTCGAGGCCAAGCGGACCTTGATGAAAAAGCACCTGGAGGCCCACCGCATGCGCCGGTTTACCTTGAAGAAAACCGCCCCATGAAGCGGCCGGGCATCAAGCGATTGCGCCGGCCATTGGCTCACGCGCCGGGCTTTTCGCCATACCAGCGCGGCGTGTACACCCATTCGCCGCCCCCGCTGCGCGGGAACACACAGGTGGTGGAGGAACCGATCAGCACCATGGTGCGCATGTCCACCTGGTCCGGGGTCAACTGCCCCAGCGTCGTGACCCGCAGGGTCTGGCCCGGGCGGCCGATGTCACGGCCCAGCACCACCGGGGTCTGCGCGGTGCGATGCTGCGCGACGATCTCCAGCGCCCGCCCCAGTTGCCAGGGCCGGGATCGGGAAATCGGGTTGTAGAACGCCAGGGCCAGGTCCGCTTCGGCCGCCAGGTCCAGGCGCTTTTCGATGATCGACCACGGCTTGAGGTTGTCCGACAGCGACATCACGCAGAAGTCATGGCCCAGCGGCGCGCCCGCCTGGGCGGCCGTCGCCAGCGAGGCCGAGACCCCGGGAAGGATCTGCAGGTCGACCGCGTGCCAGCGGGCATCCGTTGCCTCGTGCAACGCTTCGAGGACGGCGGCGGCCATGGCGAACACGCCCGGATCGCCGGAAGAGACCACCACCACGGAACGCCCCTGGGCTGCCAGTTCGAAGGCGTGGCGGGCGCGCTGCATTTCTTCGCGGTTGTCGGTGCAGTGCTGCACCTGGTCGGCCCGGAAAGGGCCGGCCATGCGCACGTAGGTTTCGTAGCCCAGCACATCGGTGGCGCGATCGAGCTCGGCGCGCACCGCCGGCACCATCAACTCGGCAGCGCCGGGGCCCAGGCCGATCACCGCCAGACGCCCGCGCGGGCGACCGATTCGCTGCGGGTCGACGGGCTGCTCGGCCACCGCGACGGCACGTTCGCCCCACACCCGGACCGACGCCGGCTGACCGAGGGTTGCCCCCAGCCATGGGCCAATATCGCCCTCGGCCGGCGCAAACCGCAGCGGTACATTCAGGGCTGCCGCCGCGTCATGCAATTCGCCACGGGCCATGTCGCTGTCCGCCGCCAGCAGGCAGGCCAGCGACTGCACCGCCAGGCCAGCCTCCTCCAAGGTCTCGGCGATGGCCGGTGACGCGCCCGCCGCCAGCGCGACCACGACCGTGCGCGGGTAGATGCGCAACTCGTCCGCCGCCGGCATTCCCGCGGCGCTGTCGACGCGAATCGCCAACCGTGCCTGTGGGTGCTGGGGCAACTGTGCCGGGTCCAGCCACGGCGCGGCCCCGTCGATACGCACCGACGCCCCGGCCAGCAGGTCGGACACGAAGCGCTTGCCCTGCTCCAGGTCGCCGAGGTGATAGCCGCTTGGCGGATTGAGCAGGCAGGTGCCGAAACGCAGTTCGCCGCTGGTGGTGATCGCCGGTGCCACTTGCAGCGCCTGGGCGATTTCCCGGGCCATGACATTGACCCCGCCCAGGCCACCCAACAGTGGCACCACGGCACTGCCATCCTCGGCCACCGCCAGCACGGGCGGCTCCTGGCCTTTTTCCAGCAGCAGCGGCGCCAGGGTGCGAATGACGATGCCGGCGGCGCACAGGGCGATGATCGGCGTGCCCTGTTGATAGAACGCGCGCAGGGTCGCGCCGAACTCGGCGTAGGAACGGTCCGCCCCTTCGACCCGCCCGGCCAGGCCATGGATCAGGGCGTGCGGGTAGCACTGCTGCAGACGCCGGGCCGTGGCGAGGCTGCCCGGCCCCAGGATGATGATGGCGGGAGCGCTGGACGTCATCAACCCTGCCACCGTTCGCCCGGCACGATGATCAACGAGAAGTACGGCGAGGACATCGGTTCGACGTCATCCAGCGGCACGATCTTCTGGTTGGCCATGGTCGCCCGCTCGACATACAGCGCCCGCCCATCGAGGCCCAGTTCCTGGAGCACCTGGCGGACCTTGGGGAAGTTGCGCCCCAGCTTCATGATCACCGCCGCATCGGCGTCAGCCAGGCGGCGCTTGAGTTCTTCATGGGGCAACACGCCGGAGAGCACCGACAGGCTCTGGTTGCGGTACACCAGCGGCGCGCCGAGCACCGAGGCACCACCCAGCATCGAGCACACGCCCGGAATGACCTCGGCGTCGTAGCGCTCGGCCAGGCGATCGTGCAAGTACATGTAGGAGCCGTAGAAGAACGGATCGCCCTCGCAGATCACCGCCACGTCGCGGCCGGCATCCAAGTGCACGGCCAGCTGTTCAGCGGCGGTGTCGTAGAAGTCGGCGATGACCTGTTCGTAGGACAGCGGCGCCGGCAACGCTTCGGTGGTCACCGGGTAGACCAGCGGCAGTAGGGTTTGCGCGTCCTGCAAATGGGCTTCGATGATGCCGAAGGCGTTGCCTTTCTTGCCCTTGGCGACGAAGTACGCCACCACCGGCGACTCGCGCAGCAGGCGCAGGGCCTTGACGGTAATCAGTTCCGGGTCACCGGGCCCCACGCCGAGGCCGATCAGACGTCCAGGCTGCTGCATCATTCAACCTCCGTGGCGAGGGCGTTGACGGCGGCCGCGGCCATGGCGCTGCCGCCCAGCCGGCCCTGCATGATCACGAACGGTACGCCGCGACTGTTGGCCGCCAGCATTGCCTTGGACTCGGCAGCGCCGACGAAGCCCACCGGGAAGCCCAGGATCAGCGCCGGTTTCGGGGCGCCGGCGTCGAGCATTTCCAGCAGGTAGAACAGCGCGGTCGGCGCATTGCCGATGACCACGACGCTGCCTTCCAGATGTGGCCGCCACAGTTCCAGGGCGGCGGCAGACCGGGTGTTGCCCAGTTCGAGGGCCAGCGCCGGCACGCGTTCGTCACGCAAGGTGCAGATCACCGGGTTGTTGGCGGGCAGGCGGGCACGGGTCACGCCTTCGCTGACCATCCGCGCATCGCAGAGGATCGGCGCACCGGCGGCCAGCGCCTGGCGTCCGGCCGTGCCGGCACCTTCGGAAAACTGCAGACCGTCGACGGCTTCGACCATGCCGCAGGCGTGGATCACCCGCACCGCGAGTTTCTCCAGGTCGGCCGGAATGCGCGCCAGGTTGGCCTCGGCGCGGATGATCGCGAAGGAGTTGCGATAGATCTCCTGACCGTCGCGGATGTAATCAAGCATCAAGGGGGCTCCGGGGGCGAGCGGCGAGCCAGTGGCCGACCGCTTCAATAGTCAGATTGTGCGCCTGCAACGCGCCGAAACCCGGCAGCGTGGCGTCGCGAAGATACAGGTCGTAGCGACCGGGGGCGACCGCCAGCAAGGTGACGGGCGCGGTGTGGGCCGCCGCGCAGGAACGCGGGCACCCGGACAGGTGAACCTTCAAGCTCCGGCCATGGTGTTGCAGCCACCCGGCCAACTGCCGGGCATCGTCCTTGGTGTCGGCCAACGCCTTGCCGCAGCCGCTGGAACCGGTGCAGGCGATCAGTTGTGCCAGGGGTTGGTCCACCGCGTTCAGCAGGCCCAACCCTGCGAGACGCGCCAGCACCTCGTCCGCGCCCTGGCGACGGACATTGGGCAGCAGAAGGCTTTGCCAGGGCGTGAAGCGCAGCGTGCCGTCCCCTCGCTCCCGGGCCAATTGCGCCGCGCCGCGCAACATGCCGGTGTCGAGCCGGCCGAGGGGCGCTGCAGCGCCGACATAGCAGCGTTCGTCGTGCTGGGCGTGAATGCCGATGTGCAGGCCATCGCTGGACGCCCCTCGCCGCCAGCCGCTGCACGGGTGCAACGAGATGCGGCGAGCCAGTCGCTGGATGAATTCAGCGTGGGGACATTCGGCCAGCAGATGACGCATGCGTATCTGGTCCGGGCGCGCCAGGTCGAGGAACAGCTCCAGCACCGCCACCACCAGGCCGTGCCCTTCGGCCAGGGGCACGGCGCCGGCCGGTTCGTCCCGGGGCGAACCGGCCAGCCCGAACGCCAGCCAAGGTTCGTCGCCGCGTACCCAGGCCGACAGCCACAGGTCATGATGGTGATCGAGCATCGCCAGCGCCTCGCCGCCGTCCAGTTGCACGGCGAACTTGGCCGACAGCTCCGGGAAGCGTTCGTGGGTTTGCAGGGTGACGAGAATCTCGGCGGCCAGCGCACGGGTATCGAACAGCGCCTGTCGATCGATGCCGGCCGTGGGGCTGAGCATCAGGTTGCGCACGTCGTCGCCGGCCGGTTTGCGTGGGCCAAGGCCGGCGGCGAGCAAGCACTCGATCAGGGCGGCGTGCTCGGCACCGATTCCGCGGATCTGCAGGTTGGCCCGGTTGGTCGCCTCGATCACCCCACCGGCGAACCGCTCGGCCGCCGCCGCCACGGCCTCGGCCTGGTCGGCCTGGATGGCGCCGCCGTCGAGCTTGATCCGGCAGATCCCACCGTCCAGCGCCTGGACGACGCGCAGCAACCCCGGACAACCCGAGGGACGCATGACGCTGGAGGATGGATGTTCGTTCAAGGGACAACCGGTCAATGAGACACGCCGCATCGGCGAAGGAGCGCCATTATGCCTGCTTTGCCGGGGGGCATGAAAAGCTTGCCGGTCGGATTGTGCGCCGCGGCGTCAAGAATCCGGGCGTTCGGGCTGAGGCATCGCGGTTGAAGGTGCCGCCGTCTTCGCGGGCAAGCCCGCTCCCACAATGTTATTTGGCAGACTCGATATGTGTGTGTCCGCCACAGATCCCGTGTGGGAGCGAGCTTGCTCGCGAAGGCGGGCTGGCTGAGACGCTGATGTCGGATGGCAAGCCTTGCTCCCACGGGTTCGCATGCTGATCAGGGCGCGCGGTATGATGGCGGCCCGGTTTGCGGGGGCGAGACTTCGCCGACCCCATCCACCTGATTCGAGGAACAGAGATGACCCCCTGGCTGACCGTAGTGGGCATCGGTGAAGACGGCTTCAAGGGCCTGGGCCGCACGGCTCGCCATGCGCTGCTGCGGGCTTCGCA contains:
- a CDS encoding precorrin isomerase codes for the protein MLDYIRDGQEIYRNSFAIIRAEANLARIPADLEKLAVRVIHACGMVEAVDGLQFSEGAGTAGRQALAAGAPILCDARMVSEGVTRARLPANNPVICTLRDERVPALALELGNTRSAAALELWRPHLEGSVVVIGNAPTALFYLLEMLDAGAPKPALILGFPVGFVGAAESKAMLAANSRGVPFVIMQGRLGGSAMAAAAVNALATEVE
- a CDS encoding precorrin-2 C20-methyltransferase (catalyzes the formation of precorrin-3 from precorrin-2); the encoded protein is MQQPGRLIGLGVGPGDPELITVKALRLLRESPVVAYFVAKGKKGNAFGIIEAHLQDAQTLLPLVYPVTTEALPAPLSYEQVIADFYDTAAEQLAVHLDAGRDVAVICEGDPFFYGSYMYLHDRLAERYDAEVIPGVCSMLGGASVLGAPLVYRNQSLSVLSGVLPHEELKRRLADADAAVIMKLGRNFPKVRQVLQELGLDGRALYVERATMANQKIVPLDDVEPMSSPYFSLIIVPGERWQG
- a CDS encoding precorrin-3B C17-methyltransferase; this encodes MTSSAPAIIILGPGSLATARRLQQCYPHALIHGLAGRVEGADRSYAEFGATLRAFYQQGTPIIALCAAGIVIRTLAPLLLEKGQEPPVLAVAEDGSAVVPLLGGLGGVNVMAREIAQALQVAPAITTSGELRFGTCLLNPPSGYHLGDLEQGKRFVSDLLAGASVRIDGAAPWLDPAQLPQHPQARLAIRVDSAAGMPAADELRIYPRTVVVALAAGASPAIAETLEEAGLAVQSLACLLAADSDMARGELHDAAAALNVPLRFAPAEGDIGPWLGATLGQPASVRVWGERAVAVAEQPVDPQRIGRPRGRLAVIGLGPGAAELMVPAVRAELDRATDVLGYETYVRMAGPFRADQVQHCTDNREEMQRARHAFELAAQGRSVVVVSSGDPGVFAMAAAVLEALHEATDARWHAVDLQILPGVSASLATAAQAGAPLGHDFCVMSLSDNLKPWSIIEKRLDLAAEADLALAFYNPISRSRPWQLGRALEIVAQHRTAQTPVVLGRDIGRPGQTLRVTTLGQLTPDQVDMRTMVLIGSSTTCVFPRSGGGEWVYTPRWYGEKPGA
- a CDS encoding oxidoreductase encodes the protein MRRVSLTGCPLNEHPSSSVMRPSGCPGLLRVVQALDGGICRIKLDGGAIQADQAEAVAAAAERFAGGVIEATNRANLQIRGIGAEHAALIECLLAAGLGPRKPAGDDVRNLMLSPTAGIDRQALFDTRALAAEILVTLQTHERFPELSAKFAVQLDGGEALAMLDHHHDLWLSAWVRGDEPWLAFGLAGSPRDEPAGAVPLAEGHGLVVAVLELFLDLARPDQIRMRHLLAECPHAEFIQRLARRISLHPCSGWRRGASSDGLHIGIHAQHDERCYVGAAAPLGRLDTGMLRGAAQLARERGDGTLRFTPWQSLLLPNVRRQGADEVLARLAGLGLLNAVDQPLAQLIACTGSSGCGKALADTKDDARQLAGWLQHHGRSLKVHLSGCPRSCAAAHTAPVTLLAVAPGRYDLYLRDATLPGFGALQAHNLTIEAVGHWLAARPRSPLDA